A part of Aquaspirillum sp. LM1 genomic DNA contains:
- a CDS encoding UbiA family prenyltransferase: MTPLKTYLELCRISNLPTVWTNVLAAAVLSGAGLSIGSYLPLALAMSCFYMAGMCFNDVCDREIDRLTQARRPLPSGRISLRRAIGLTCALFGLGLGLLGLSPHPLALAAGLLLVGTIVFYDLHHKGNPFSVLVMAACRLLVFVVTALALSGQLNTWVLLAGGAQFGYVVLISLVARHENQSARRFAFPVIPAMLAGISLLDGLLLAGLVGWPWLGCGVAGAALTWLAQRYVRGD; the protein is encoded by the coding sequence ATGACCCCCTTGAAAACCTATCTGGAGCTGTGCCGGATCAGCAACCTGCCCACGGTCTGGACCAATGTGCTGGCCGCCGCCGTGCTCAGCGGCGCGGGGCTGAGCATTGGCAGCTATCTGCCACTGGCACTGGCCATGTCGTGCTTTTACATGGCCGGCATGTGCTTTAACGACGTCTGCGACCGTGAGATTGACCGGCTGACACAAGCCCGGCGGCCCTTGCCCTCCGGGCGCATTTCACTGCGCCGCGCCATCGGGCTGACCTGCGCGCTGTTTGGCCTGGGCCTGGGCCTGCTCGGGCTGAGCCCGCATCCGCTGGCCCTGGCCGCCGGATTGTTGCTGGTGGGCACCATCGTGTTTTACGACCTGCACCACAAAGGCAACCCCTTCAGCGTGCTGGTGATGGCCGCCTGCCGCCTGCTGGTGTTTGTGGTAACCGCGCTGGCGTTAAGCGGGCAGTTGAACACCTGGGTGCTGCTGGCCGGCGGCGCACAGTTTGGCTATGTGGTGCTGATTAGCCTGGTGGCCCGCCATGAAAACCAGTCGGCGCGCCGGTTTGCCTTTCCGGTGATTCCCGCCATGCTGGCGGGTATTTCACTGCTGGATGGTCTGCTGCTGGCCGGACTGGTCGGCTGGCCCTGGCTGGGATGTGGCGTAGCGGGTGCGGCGCTGACTTGGCTGGCACAGCGCTATGTGCGTGGTGATTGA